The Pseudomonas sp. KU26590 genomic sequence TGGCGCTTTAGGCGGAGTGTCGGTCATAGGTAATTTTGACTTTGAAAAAAGATGAAATGGAAAAGATGATTGACATGATGAAGATGAAATAACTGTATAAAATATAACCAAATCTCGCCCGAGGCAAGCTTGCGATCCGCTCGCTCCGCGATTCGTCGCGCACCTATTGTCAGAACTTGTATTTGGGCGCTGATCTTGTATGGTTGTTTCCCTTTGAAATAAGGCATTACGGGGCGGTTATGAAGTCGGTTGAAGAGCAGCTAGCGCTGATCAAGCGCGGTGCAGATGAACTCCTGGTCGAGGCCGAGCTGATCACAAAGCTCAAGCGTGGGCAGCCACTTCGCATCAAGGCCGGTTTTGACCCGACCGCGCCCGACCTGCACCTCGGACACACGGTGCTTATTAATAAGCTGCGTCAATTCCAGGATCTCGGGCATCAGGTGATTTTCCTGATCGGTGACTTCACCGGGATGATTGGCGATCCTAGCGGCAAGAGTGCTACCCGTCCCCCGCTTACGCGCGAGCAAGTGCTCGACTACGCCGAGACCTATAAGGCCCAGGTCTTCAAGATTCTGGATCCGGCTAAAACCGAGGTGGCATTCAATTCCACCTGGATGGATCAATTGAGTCCTGCCGATTTCATCCGGCTTTCTTCCCAGTACACCGTGGCGCGTATGCTGGAGCGTGATGACTTCGACAAGCGTTACAAGTCGAACCAGTCGATTGCCATCCACGAATTCCTTTATCCGCTGGTGCAGGGTTACGACTCGGTTGCTTTGCGCGCTGACGTCGAGCTGGGCGGGACCGATCAGAAATTCAACTTGCTGATGGGGCGTGAGTTGCAGCGCGCCTATGGTCAGGAAGCTCAGTGTGTTCTGACAATGCCGTTGCTGGAGGGATTGGACGGCGTTAAGAAGATGTCCAAGTCGCTGGGTAACTATGTAGGTATCCAGGAAGCGCCCGGCATTATGTACAGCAAGCTCGTGTCCATCCCCGATGCGTTGATGTGGCGTTACTTCGAGTTGCTGAGCTTCCGCTCCATGGAAGAGATCGCAGCCTTCAAAGCGGATTGCGAAGCGGGCGCCAATCCACGCGACATCAAGATCAAGCTGGCCGAAGAGATTGTTGCGCGCTTCCATGGTGAAGAGGCGGCGGCTTCTGCTCATCGTTCTGCTGGCAACCGTATGAAGGATGGGGAGCTTCCGGAAGATGTTCCGGAGATTGACCTGGCTGCAGCCGAAGACATGCCGATTGCTGCCGTCCTTAATAAGTCGGGGCTGGTGAAGAACTCAGCGGTAGCTCGCGACTTGCTGACGTCCGGCGGCGTGCGTATAGATGGTGAGGTCGTAGATCGCGGGTTTGTATTCAGGTTGGGCGCGACCCATGTCTGTCAGGCCGGCAAGAAAGCGTTTGGGCGGATTACACTTCGTTTGGCATAAAGTTCAAATAAGTGCTTGACGCTCCTCTGGATCTGTCTATAATTCGCCCCACTTCCGGCGCAGACGAAACGGAAAACTCCTTGGTAATCAAAGAGTTGGATGAAGTAAGTAGCGAGGAATGCTTCGGTTCAGATGCTTGAATCGACAGCGGTGAAAAAGGCAGTTGACAGCAGGTTGTAACGCTGTAGAATTCGCCTCCCGCTGATGTGAGACGTTAAGTCGAACGAAGCGCAAGTGGTTGAAGTTGATAAGGAAACTTTGAAAGCTTCTTAAAATAACCGCTTGACAGATACAAGAGACGCTGTAGAATGCGCGCCTCGGTTGAGACGAAAGATCTTAACCACCCGCTCTTTAACAACTGAATCAAGCAATTCGTGTGGGTGCTTGTGCTGTAAGACTGAAGTCGCAAGATTATCAGCATCGCAAGTTACTCCACGAGAAATCATGGTTTAACCAACGATTGCTGAGCCAAGTTTATAAGGTTTTCTCAAAACCTAATTGCAGTATTGAACTGAAGAGTTTGATCATGGCTCAGATTGAACGCTGGCGGCAGGCCTAACACATGCAAGTCGAGCGGATGAAGAGAGCTTGCTCTCTGATTCAGCGGCGGACGGGTGAGTAATGCCTAGGAATCTGCCTGGTAGTGGGGGACAACGTCTCGAAAGGGACGCTAATACCGCATACGTCCTACGGGAGAAAGCAGGGGACCTTCGGGCCTTGCGCTATCAGATGAGCCTAGGTCGGATTAGCTAGTTGGTGAGGTAATGGCTCACCAAGGCGACGATCCGTAACTGGTCTGAGAGGATGAT encodes the following:
- the tyrS gene encoding tyrosine--tRNA ligase, which produces MKSVEEQLALIKRGADELLVEAELITKLKRGQPLRIKAGFDPTAPDLHLGHTVLINKLRQFQDLGHQVIFLIGDFTGMIGDPSGKSATRPPLTREQVLDYAETYKAQVFKILDPAKTEVAFNSTWMDQLSPADFIRLSSQYTVARMLERDDFDKRYKSNQSIAIHEFLYPLVQGYDSVALRADVELGGTDQKFNLLMGRELQRAYGQEAQCVLTMPLLEGLDGVKKMSKSLGNYVGIQEAPGIMYSKLVSIPDALMWRYFELLSFRSMEEIAAFKADCEAGANPRDIKIKLAEEIVARFHGEEAAASAHRSAGNRMKDGELPEDVPEIDLAAAEDMPIAAVLNKSGLVKNSAVARDLLTSGGVRIDGEVVDRGFVFRLGATHVCQAGKKAFGRITLRLA